ATGTTGAATGTTTATGAATTTGGATATTCGTCTATGAATGTAAATACCTTAATTGCAGTTCAATTAATATGAAATAATTAACTTAAACTAGCATATGTTGTAATTAGTTGATGGTTTCATATAATCGTTAGAATATGCAGTGTGAGACCAGATATGTCCTGCCGAAAAATACTTTTTTTGTAGAATATGaagaatgaaactggtttcatccaagcCAAAAAATATCTTTGTCAGAGTGTGCAGGGTGAATAtatcttttttcttctaaatatgaGGGATGAATCTGTTTTCATCctatccaaaattttattttaattttcaaaatATGAGTAAGAAACTGGGTTCATCAAGCCATAAACAATGAAGAGCATCTGCAATTGTAAAAATAATCAATCCAAATGATTattttggatgaaactggtttataATTTGATGACACTGATTATTTTCGTCAAAATAtgatggatgaaactggtttcgtcCAAAGAGAAGTGTCTATTTATGAGTGTGCTGAGAATGAATATGTGTTTTTGTCAGAATAAGCatcatgaaaccagtttcatcctactcaAAAATTTGTCTTTCAATGCAggaaaaaattggtttcatccaggCTTAATCTGTGATTTACTTGGATTTATTCAAGTTTTACTATAAGAAATGAAAATAATTCATAATTGATAAAAGCAAAAATTCATTATTATATGGTACAAAATGAATTTAAATTGTATACTTGTGTATGGGAAACATCATTTATGTATACATTTTCAATCAAAATCCACATTCCAGAATTGAACGACCTCCTGCGCCTAAGTCGATACCCTTCACTTATCTTCCTAAATGAGGAATTTCTAGAGTTTTCACCATTAGAAGAAGCTAAAGAAATATTGAGGAATGGGCAACCCACTGCTAGAAGAAGCTCTTTCTTCGTCGTAATAGCGATGTGGACTGGTAGGAGAAGAAGCATTATACCTCTTTTCAATGTAAAAATGTTGTCAGCGTCACAATTATCTAGCCTCTCCATTAACAACGAGTACCTATCAGTTTGGCCTTGAGAGAGTGGCTCCAACGTGTGAATACTATCTAAGCTCAAAATTGGTAGAAATGAACCTGCATAAAACATCGGTAATGAGCACCCCACTCTTATTAAACTGCTCTAGACTATTGTTATAATTATTTACAGTGAAAAATTAAATTAGATGTTGCAACAAATTTCAGTGCTGAAGTTTGGTTAACACATACAAACTCAAATTGCATTCGATACATTTAACAATtcacaaataaaaaaagaaaatcatttaAAACCACTTTTCATCATCATGGCCTAATCAAAGACAACCCACCTGATACTTCCAAATACATAAGTATTAGTAACAACCTCCTAATCCATCACTACATAATCCCTTAATTCATCAACATATACCtaaaaatcaaaccacaaaattgGAATTCATTTATAAGAACTATTCTAACCCAAATTGAAATCAAATTGGTAGAATGAATAATTTAAGTTTGGTATCAAATTCATACAACCCAAATGGATTCAATCAGAATCATAAACTATCAAAACAAAGACATCAATAGCTAATAATGATACTTCAAATTATAGTGAATCAAAGAATCAATCTCATAGAATTTAAGTTTGGAATCTCATGAAAAATAAAGCATTACGAGAAACCCATTTTCTCATTCGCATAATCGATTAGGTTACATGTACCTCTCTGCTAGTGGTTGCAGCGGTGATGGTTGTTTTTCCGAATTATAAGTCAGAAACGATGGTTTTATTAACTGCCGTAATAGTGACCGTGATTAGATCTGGTCTTGTtggggaaaagaaagaaaatatgttTGAGGATGAAGAAGCCTGTTCTTGACAAGGACGTATTGGTCCATTCCAGTTAATTAATAAACAAAATTCTGGATGAAATATCCAAAATGGATATTTAAACAGTATTTTGTTGATTTGTGTCCATATAAATAGTATAAAATCCTacaaatctatttcacccagaaattattggttttggtctttttaaccaattttgtgtttctttttttcATTGGCAGCTTTGCTAGTTAGCATTCCTCTTGAATCAAGAGAAAGTTATAAAAGAACTGTATCTCAGTTCACAACCTTAATCAGGATACAAACACATGTCCTCAAATGAACTGAAACATCATCAAAATGCATTTTTAAAGTGCAGACACTAACTTAAAAGAGTTAGGCATATAACCACTTGTATACTACTTAAATCCATTTTAACCTTTTCTTTCCATATAAAGCTCAGCCGCATTTTCTTGAGACCACCACCGAACTTGTACCATGAATCTTGTTTAATCACAGATTAAGAGCATGCAAAGCTTCAGGACTCTTATTATATTACACAATGCTTACAAGTTTGAAGCTTTTCTTTCCCACTTTGAACTGGATTGGCTGGATTATTTGGGGACCACGACCGGTCGTTCTCAGCATGGGCGAAGCTCCTCCGACATAAACCGGTGGTCCCCCGTCTGCTTTTCCGCCGATTCCTCTTCTTtctgcatagtcacactaggttATCATTTGAAGCTATACCAGCAATTCTCTCAGTCCATGGCTTTTTTAAAAGTTGAGATTATGGGTCTGGTATGATCTTAAGATAATGTGTTTAGATGCCTAACATCCCATTTAAAGCATATATATTACTCATGCTTGTATGCTATAAGAAGTATTGAATCCAGTGAAAATGTTGCAGAACCTGAAGGATTAGGGACCACTATGAGTTTGCAGTTCATACAACTCAACTGCATCGATCCTTCGACCTCAATAAAGTGGGGAACTCAAAAATCAAATCTAAAGAACATCATGGCAAGAGATATAGTACAGCTACTTCTCTTCAGTTCTCCTCCAATCGTTCTTGTTACCCGAATCTAGTTAACGTGGTGGAAAGTTAGTTAAATATAGAAAACATCAACTAGGTTTGAATTTACTCTAGCCAGTTGGGATATGCACATGAtccacatgcatcattcatctaGAAGAGAAGGGCCAATAATCCATGTAAGCCACATTCTTCCACTGTCTTGATTTGCGCTAAGAATGTACAAATTCGCTTCATCTACTTGAAAATTTAACTTAGGTGGTGATAACTTTGCCTGTAATTCCGCATTTAAAATGTAAAGACAAGCTATTCCCCTTTATCCATATTAGAGGAAAGCTTGGTAATTGTAAAAGCAAAACATAGAAACTACtaatgttttgttactaaaaatgctgaaaaagattaaaaatagaCTATATCCGTGCATCTTGTCTGGGATAAACTAAACATACGGAgttttttttaatgttgaagTTTGCTGCATAGATGCATACCGGAGAataatccaactcaaaatcaactgGCAACAAGGTGAATAGCACACGACTATCTACTGTTTTAAAGGTCAATTAGGCTATGCAATATGAAACTAATTTCACTAAGTTAGCCTGCCTGACATTATATGATCCGACATATAGGAATCACTTTAGGGGTGGTATAATACACCACCTGATTAGCTGCACAGTAACAGAGGCAACATAAATACAGCCACGGAAACTAAGTGTCCGTCTGGAGTCTGGACCTGCTTCACCTGGAGCAGGATGATAAACGAGGTAGCCGATTCCCAAAAGTACAGTTATCATTTCTATCTCTTCCAGTACCAATGTACTTCACTCTCTTCAGACAATAAAgttttgggtgcaaatatcctgcCACTACCTGATATATAGTACTCCGATCTGATAATTGTGGTTTGTGAACCCTACAGACAGTACCCGCCTCAACCAACTTCATTTCCAAAAACCTATCTCTGTCTCTCTCTTTCCCTCTCATGTCAGTCATGGATCTGCAGAGTAATCAGAAAATCACAACCCCCAGAAATAGTCCTAACAAAATCCTCATGGAGCTGAATTGCTCAAACCCATTTTGTTTCTTCTGTGTCATGAAAGAGACAAACCCATCtttaagaaaatcaggaatatccAAATGCTTCAGAGAAATACCACTTAAACATGATCAGGAGCATGTTCTTGTTCTTAGTACTCTCTGGAATATTGCAATGACACATCCCAATGATCCTGAATTTCCTTCTTCAGGTGTCTTTGAATGCATGGCTAGTTTACTTCGTAAAGGTCTTCATAATAGAGATTGGCTTCTCAGAGATCAAAATATATACATACCGTATTATGCTGCACATATTATCGGTTCTTACACGATGAATAAGATCGAATTTGCAGAAAAAGCTGTAAAATCAGGTGTTATTTCCCCATTAATGGAGTTAATGAGAGGAAAAATGAGTTGGGTTGAACAAAGGGTTGCAGTTCGTGCATTAGGCCATCTTGCTAGTTACAAAACTACTTTCGATTCCGTTGCTGAACACGAAAAGGAGATTATCGAATTAGCTATGGAAATTGCTTCAACTTGTCTTGATGTGGTGTACTTTAAGTTTGCTGCAGTGAAGGATAAGAAGAAAAGGTTAAGGTATCATTGTGATTTACTTACCAGAGGTGTTGGAGGGTCAGAAATGGAGAATGTCAAAGCTGAAGAATGGGCTAGTCAACTTCAATGTTGGTCCATTTATCTTATAAATTGCTTTGCTTGTAAAGAAAGATCTTTAAATCTTATTTGCAAACCAGGGTTTTTAAAAGATTTGAGCATGATGTGGGGAGGTTTAGTAAATCATACATCACCTTGTGGCATTGGATTAATAAGAATTTTGTGTTATagtaaaaaaggaagaaaaagtaTTTCAGAATCAAAGCATGTTCTACAAAGTCTCTGCAATCTTGCAAGATCTTCAGACGATTGgcaatatatgg
This is a stretch of genomic DNA from Papaver somniferum cultivar HN1 chromosome 1, ASM357369v1, whole genome shotgun sequence. It encodes these proteins:
- the LOC113293506 gene encoding uncharacterized protein LOC113293506, with the protein product MSVMDLQSNQKITTPRNSPNKILMELNCSNPFCFFCVMKETNPSLRKSGISKCFREIPLKHDQEHVLVLSTLWNIAMTHPNDPEFPSSGVFECMASLLRKGLHNRDWLLRDQNIYIPYYAAHIIGSYTMNKIEFAEKAVKSGVISPLMELMRGKMSWVEQRVAVRALGHLASYKTTFDSVAEHEKEIIELAMEIASTCLDVVYFKFAAVKDKKKRLRYHCDLLTRGVGGSEMENVKAEEWASQLQCWSIYLINCFACKERSLNLICKPGFLKDLSMMWGGLVNHTSPCGIGLIRILCYSKKGRKSISESKHVLQSLCNLARSSDDWQYMGIDCLLLLLKDQDTRFKVMEISVLVLADLVEMKTLGGIRKRVGESIAETLLLDFNETKNVSCSNVVENALSEVWHWRVERRQREMEFSEDEIEERRVVVGAMKQQGNESFRSGNIEEAIMKFTEGINLCPLKMRKERMILYSNRSQCYLLLREPDLAISDSTRALSLSYPTNSHNKSLWRRSQAYDMKGLAKESLMDCIMFVNGLISSDHKENNTKVPYYASRMINRQMSVTWLFAASERKLIQGVEKYELDGYEDDSDYDDGNNDDDDDIMRMTKVSMPGLSPIEEDDEGELLMTRRKKKTSPWRR